The genomic interval AGTGAATTTGGCAGCGGTTTGAGAAACAACTCAAGGAAAATGTTTCTTGTGACATTTTGCCACCCCAAAaccttaaaaattttaaagcttTCTCGTGCACAAGAAGAGCATATACCTGTCTTCACAGTGTATCCAATTCTTCAACGAACATGGAGTGGGCTCATTGAGAGCCAGATCCTGACGCACAAGTCGTGGAAGAAGTTTCATTTACAACAGCAGCATGGTTGGGGGATACCGTCCTTTGATTATTCGCGTCTGAAGGTGAGCAAGCACTAGCTGCAGGAACAGCAGATGGTCCAGTATCGTCCTTTGTTTCTAGCCGTTCCATCATGCGAGATACTGCAGCAATCCCAGCGTTGACCTCCCTCCTTACTTCAGTGCCAAGACCTGATATAGTGTTACTCCGAGAAAACCATCTTTCCTTCCATCCACGCGTACTCTTTGTTATAGAATCTTTATACCTGGCATTGTAAAGAATGCCCACAAGTAAGACACTGATGCATACGTTCAATGTGTAAGGCATTTTCAGGAGTTTGAGATATTACTTCATCGAAGCTGACTGTAGGCGAGATCTCAGCGTGTCAGAGAATGACTGCAAATCAGATGGTCCTGCTGTATCTTGATTGACATGTGCAGATTGATTTTCAGATGTCCTGATTAACATCAAGATACAAAGAGAGTAAACCTCTTGAATCTGGATAGGAATAGCATGCAAATATATACCATAAGTTGTAGGAAATACCTGCTCATTGCTCTCTCATCATGCAGAGATGGATTTGAAGCACCCTGGTCAGAATGACCCACGTATAGCTGCGAACCACCACTCATATGTCCTTGGTCTATCGCAGCAAGAGCAGCAAAAGGATGAGCAGAACCTAAGCCAGAAGATTGTTCATGGTCTTCATCTTGGCCTGAACTTGCATGCAGGGAGCCACCAGGAATAGCCTCATTCCTTGAAAACACCACAATTTGTGGGCGGCTATGAgatccagatcggctacgatgtCCATCTCTTCTACCATGTCTGTGTGACCTACgcattgcagcagcagcagccaagtGCTGTATAATGCGCTCCTCAAGTTCAGCATCATCAGCTCCTACAGGGACCTGAAATCAGAAAACGGTACATCAATATAACGTTACGAATTAAGCCTACCTCCAGGGTGCAAAGGGGCATCATCGCAAATATCCAAATGATAGCAATAAAACATGCTGCACCTCAAAATCACCCAATACTGGATGGTGAAAAACAGCGGCAGTGTTCAAACGGTTAGCTCGAATGTTCCTCTCTTGCTCAACAGCCTCAAGTAGTTCTTGGCTGCACAGTTTAAATATAAAATGAGAACCACTAAATTGGCTCACTAGGGAGATACACAGGATGCAAGTTCTACCTCATAGGATCCTTCATGCTGATAGGCTGCCAACACATGGGACACTGAGAGCTTCTCTGGCACCTAGATATCAAACAGTGAGAAGCACacatcaaaaattaaaattgtcgAGGACAGTATAGTATTTTGACAAATTTTCACTACATATCGATTGGATATTGACTTTATATACAGCATTATCCTTGATCGCATGAGCTCACCCTCAAAATTGTTCGTattcataaaaagaaagcatgaGAATATATTATGTCTTCCATTTCAGATTGActgcacatgttttttttttttgtacatcTCTAGTATCTGCAAGCTTGTATAGAATTAATATCATCTTCTGTTTGATAAATATTTAGAATATATCCCCATCAGTCCATAAAAGACACCAGAAGGGCAACGATAGTTTTATGAGCATACTGCAGAAGAACTGCACACTCAGAACTACTATGACAAAGCTATCGTTCTAGACTGCTTACACAAATGAAGGAAATCTTCCAGCAGGGCAGCTCAGAAGCCTTACAACCCCTGCCCCACCTGATGGAGACTGGTATTGCTGAAATAATGAAAGTCTGTGGATCATATGCTCCTTAATGGCTTAATGAGTCTCATATGCTAGAGAATTTCTGTATGGTTATTCACTGCTCGAAGTGCAGGTGATCATCATTAACCTTCATATGCAAGTCGATCATGGTTGAAGAGAATTGCGATGCCTAACACATGATCTGTTTCTGGAATGTAAGATCCCATTTTTGTCTTAGAAATCATATGGTAGTTCCACTTTATTGACAGCATTTCAGCACGACAAGAAGCATAGATTCAAATGGGGTAAGCAGATAATCGCCATCAccttaaaaacaaataatttttgCAACCCTAGCAAATTAGATGTAGTTCCCACAGCACAATTAAATTGAACCATCGATGTGTAGTCACAATTGTCAGACAAACACTAACTTACTTTATCACCGTGCAGCTAAAAGCATGGCCGTTTATTTTACTTTATCTAGGTGGAAAACAAGAAGATacagaaacaaaacaaataatcaGGGATTGCATCATAGAAAACTGAGGTACACAAGCAAACTAGTCATGGTGATATCGGATAATTTGCTTTGTGGAAACAAGAGCAACCTTAAGATTTGGAATAAATTATGCAATATGCATGAATCAATTACCGTAATTTACATCTATATCGATTACAATGCATCACCAGGTCCACAAAGAagtacagaaaaagaaaaataccacACAACAATATCGTTCCAATAGGCCAGCAAGGAAACATTACCATTCAAGAATGCACTGCAGATGGTACTCATGCTTGCAACTCGTCACCTGCAAGAGAGAACGCCAACATCCACACCAAGAAAACAAATGAGCGACTCGATCACAATCATATCGAATCCAGAATTTTCGCCTCGGCGGATGCAGACCGTGGAGGGGTCGTTGTCCCAGAAGGCCTCGAGGCAGATGCTGCAGGCGTCGTCGCAGGCGTCCTGCACACCTCCCTCCACGAACGCCGCCGCGGATGACAGCTTGCTCTCCATCTTCACCTTCTCATCCATCTCCGTACAGCCCAACCGATTCGATTAGCCCTTCCCGCGCAAGATTCCTACGCCTGATGACCAAAGAAAAAACGAATTTTGTGAGCAAAAAATTCCACGGATTAAGCCAAACCAAGCCAGTCAACGATCGAAACAGGACTCTCTTGCTCAATAATCTCCCCATCCACGATACGAAATCCACCGAAATGACCACAAACACCACGAAATCGCCCCGCCCCCATGCCCCCCAATCCAACCAAAACAGTACGggaaaatcagaaaaaaaaaatccggaaACGCGGATGGATTGCGAGGCTACCTTATCCCGATTGCTCAAGGGGAATTTCAGGATTCGGCCGGATTAATCAGCGAACTCCCCGCGGAATTGTTCCGCctcggcggcgaaggcgagacgacgacgacgacgacgaggggaggaggagacggagtCGGGAAGGCTTactcttaataaaaaaaaatacagataaAAGAAAATCCTAAATAAAAATCCCCCCTCCCgctctctcccttcccctcaCGCCAATGACGGGTGGGGCCGAAGAGCGGTGGGTCCCCCTTATCTAGTGAGGCTATTGCGGGGGTGTGGGGGCATTGGCGCGTTGCTAAAATCGACCGGCGCGCgtaggggaagggggagggggagtgggTGCGCACGAAACGTCCCACTGcggcgtgggccccactcgcGATTTCGGGGGCCCACCTGCGAGTGAGACGTGCATTCGGGGGccctctcctcgcctcgcctcgggTTCCGAGATATTATTTTTACGCCttgtttagggtgtgtttagctcacgttaaaattggaagtttggttgaaattgaaacgatgtgttggaaaagttaaaagtttgtgtgcgtaggaaagttttgatgtgatgaaaaagttggaaatttgaagaattattttggagcTAAGCCATTTCCAtaacatcaaaacttttttacacacgtaaacttccaacttttccatcacatcgttccaaccaaatttccaattttgtGTGAACtaaggtcttgtttagttccaaactttttcttcaatgttccaacttttccatcacatcaaaacttttctatacacataaacttccaatttttccattacatcgtttcaatttcaatcaaacttggGCTGTGTTTGCTAGGGGAGGATGGGAACATGCAtagtgcgcacggaaaacggagtagtccattagcacgtgattaattaagtattagcttttttttcaaaatggataaatatgattttttttaaaacaactttcatatataaacttttttaaaaagacgtaccgtttagcagtttgaaaaacgtgcgcgcggaaaataaGAGATAAATGTTGGGAACACCCCCTTGCGAACACACGTAAGGTGTCGTGCAAACGTCTGACCAAGAATTGGCGTTCAAGATCAAACAGGGGTTGATGAGTAGAGTAGTTGGAAAACTTTGCGATAAGTTTTACTTTTCCGGTTCGATCCGTTCATGTACACAAAGTGGCACACGTCTATAATTgtatttaaaattaataaaaaaatagtgagaATGTGAGATCATTAATATAttgttcttgttttttcttttaagcaTGTGTTAATGAAAGTATTCACGAGGATACATGCGTGATATTGTGTACTTGTAAAAAAAGAATGATAAGACATATTCTAATGTAAAATTTTGATagacatatgtctagattcgtagtattaaaatatatcaaatccaGTACTAATCGATATTTTatagaacggaggaagtacatgcgCCCAACTTCAGTTTAATAAAAGAAAACTTTAAAGGTTAGAgctcttaaaaaaatactactaccaaaacatgattgggTGCGACTAAATGTGGTGAGCATGATTTAATTTGTGACATACTACTAATTGCTGATTAAAATgtactcttttcttttttttttttagtgttaCGCGTCACATGTTATActggatttatttatttgagAATGGAGAGAGTGAACGTTATTTATGATGAGAACCATATTAGTGTTTTATTTTACGGAGTAGCGTATCTACTACTTCAGTACAATTATGTGATACATCTACTTTGCATCAACACTTATAAAAAGTTACAGACACTAGTCACAAATTCTGGTTAGCGCCTCTAATCACAAAAGGTTAAATGTAGCGTGTATTTGCCGACGGAAGCTGAAATCAGTGTAAAGCGCGAACTTATTTTTATGACGTTATGCCTACCAGACACAATGCCTTTGTACAACAAACACATGCTTCATCCAATTGATTCGGAAAGCTTGGGCATTGGGAAAATGTAAGTCCTATGCATGGCTAATCATCCAGAACTGGGTCTTGGACCTCGGACTGCCTAGCGACGAGAGGATGGCAGAACAGTGTACATTGTCCTCTCTGACGTTAAGAAAACGAAACAACCCTCCATCTCTAGATGGGAAGCTAGAAAAAATATACAGGCTTGGTGGGAAAACCTAACAAATATGATAGGTGTGCCAAAGCGGAGATTGCACTCCCTCATTCTTCTCATCGCCTGGGAGATATGGAAGGAGAGGAACCAATGAATTTTTGAGCACAAAGAGACCATGACAATCACCCTCctagcaaaaacaaaaacaaaggaaGAAGCCAAAATTTAACCCTAGGACAAGCTAAATGACTTAGAGAGTTAATTCCTAACAGCGTATGATTTTGTAAagaggttttttcttttttttccttctaggggtgtatttttttcctctctatctAAAGAAAAAGCACAATCTCCCGTtgtttcctttcaaaaaaatcaGCTTTTTTAGGCGTTCATTGGCTGTAGATAAATTAGTGCTATAAGTGAATGTACTTTAATAATCACAACAAAGGGTCCATAGCTCAGTGGTAGAGCAATTGACTGCAGATCAATAGGTCACCGGTTCGAACCCGGTTGGGCCctcatttattttaatttttttgaaaactgaATTGTGTTGCTATTTAAGACcgaatataatttatttgaatttgaatttttttttgaaaactgaaTTGTGTTTCTATTTAAGACcgaatataatttatttgaattggATTACTGTTTTTGAAGACCGAATTAttcatttcatttttaaaaacTGAATTGGATTATTGTTTTTGAAGACtgaattatttatttcattttataaCTGAAATGGATTATTGTTTTTGAAGACCGAATTggttcagtaaaaaaaaaagaccgaaTTGGATTAATACTGCTACATAATTtcacatttttaaaatttgttggaaaaatttttcttttgatttttttttaaaaactgaaTTGGATTATTGTTTTTGAAGACCGAAATGGATTAATACTCCTACATTATTtcacattttttaaaaacatttgaAAATTGAATTGGATCAATACTCCTGCTTTAATTTTACCAATGCTTTTGAGTTGACTCCTACAATAATTTCTCGGTGACCCTTTTGAGTGGTCAGGAAACATCTTTTGAGTTTTGATACATGATCCTGAAAAGGATgcctcttgatttttttttgacgtaaaGGTAAAAGCCTTTGAGTTTTCACTTTTCATACATAAAATATGatcctaaaaaataattttgttttttcttccttttgcaCAATTGCCTTTATTAATCTTTAAAATAACGAGACAAAACTGTAagaaggtactccctccatcccaaaatgtttgataccgttgactttttaaaacatgtttaaccgtttttgtcttattcaaaaaatttaatttaagtaattattaatttttttcctatcatttaatttattgttaaatatacttttatatatacatatagttttacatatttaacaaaACTTTTtgaaataagacgaacgatcaaacatatttaaaaaagtcaacggtatcaaacatttagagaaTGAGGGAGTTTAAAAAAGTCGGAGGGAGTATCAGCGCTACGCTCCatccaccaaatccaccactCGGTTTCACCACACAAATAGTCTTTTGGATGCTTGGTTGCTTTTAACTTCCCTGTCAATGTCGTGAAAAATTCAGcaccagccggcggcggcggcggcgtggcagcaACAGTAAACGGCCGGCACGCCGGCACAAGACGCAGCTGGCAACATGAAACTTCAAACAATCGTCATCATCAAGATCAATTAATTTGGTCTCTTCCATTCTTCTTACATACACCAATAGACCGAACAAAATTAACGGAGAAGATTCGTTTCATTGGTCAGACCTATAGTACAAAGCCTATTCTTACACGCATGACAACAGCTAAAACTGCTAACCAATTAAACAAGAAGAATAAAATGTAACAAACTGGAATTTCTACTCAGGAACGCTGAGGCCTTCCTGCCGCTGTGGTCTTCAGACTTCAGGATGGGAAAGGAGCAGCAAGAAACGAACCTTGCCTGCTCTCATGTGCTTTCCCTACTTACAAATGCATATACAAAGAAGATGAGCTACAGCGTCTTTTGCCAATGAAGACGGGCTACAAAGATGGACTCCATACTTAATGGAGGCAAGTCAAAAATTGCTGCATTGTTCGGTCTGTTGACAGTTAACTGTGAGATTGAAGCCTAGGAAATGTTGATGCTCAGGCATGTGGTAGCTTTGCTTGAGAGATCCAAAACTTAGCTTGCGGTGCGATGGTAGTTTGACATCGTGATATTCTGATGTTGGGTTATAGCCATTGTCTGAAATGGCAACTTCACTTAGCAGCACCTGTAAAGAAACCAGAACAACCAGTGAGTTTACACTATCTTAATGAGCGTGTTCAATCAGTTACCCTGATGAGAATGACCAAAGTTCTAACAGAAGATCGTGGTGATTTTTCTCATTCAGAGCATGCATGATCCAAATCAGGAGTTACTTTAAACTGCATTACATTAAGTAccacaaatgtttttttttactaactacTACAAATGTTTTAGTTTAGAAGAAGCGCAAAAGTTTGTTTTCAGGcctatttcacaaaatttgaaGTTTTGGGCTACTGCAGATGGTACTCTATAGAGGAAATTCTTATTTTAAATTCACAATTACCGTCATAAGTAGTTCGTTGCCCAATTTTTATCATAAGATAAATGATTATAGACTGAAACAAATAATCCTGGTTCCAAGTAAGGCAACCGAAATCATACACTTTTGAAAGAATATCTAATATTGTCAAAGGATAGGAAAGAAAAGGTAGAGAAAACAACAATTACCTTTTACCGAAGTTTTAGCGCTTCCCCGAGGCCAAAGTTTCCGGTACTATGCTGACCCATTTTACCCATTGCATTATTTCCCTTCTGCATCATTTCGACAAACTCATTGTAGTCGATCCGTCCATCCTGCACAAATGATAGTCAAATGAGACAAAAATTGTTGTTTGTCAATTTATCATGAAATATTTAGCATTTTCTACTCACATTGTCCTGATCAATGTCTCCAATAATATCCTCAATACGGGTATCACCTATACCGAATTCCTCACATGCCTTTTGAAGCTCATCTTGAGTAATGTAACCGCTGCCATCTTTATCGAAGTATGAGAAAGCTGCAAACAGCTTATCCTCCTTTTCTACTTTGTTTATATGCAAAGTTGCAGCAATGAATTCTCCATAATCAATTGTTCCGCTGTTGTCAATATCTGCCTGACATATTCAAGAAAAGGAGCTTCATTTGAGAAACAGTCCAAAAGTCCAGTGGATATTCATCATAAATGTAAAGCGACACTGATATCCAAACTTCCCAAAATGTTCCGCATTTAGGAAACAGTTAATCCTCCTCACTACAAGCTATTTTCACTCAACAAAATTACCATATATTACAAATGCTGATAAAAATTCAACATGAAGCAAGCTcacgtttcaaaaaaaaaaaaagtgtatgcCAGTACTTTCGTGCTCAACACTTTACAACCAAGAAAAGGAGCCGGTGGGCACTtgtaaaaatggattaaaaaaacttaataaaaTGGAAACTTGTTTGCAAGATACAATTATAGATCAGAACAAAATCTTGTTTACTAATTTCAGTATAAATGATGAA from Oryza glaberrima chromosome 3, OglaRS2, whole genome shotgun sequence carries:
- the LOC127767513 gene encoding E3 ubiquitin-protein ligase RHF2A-like isoform X1, with translation MDEKVKMESKLSSAAAFVEGGVQDACDDACSICLEAFWDNDPSTVTSCKHEYHLQCILEWCQRSSQCPMCWQPISMKDPMSQELLEAVEQERNIRANRLNTAAVFHHPVLGDFEVPVGADDAELEERIIQHLAAAAAMRRSHRHGRRDGHRSRSGSHSRPQIVVFSRNEAIPGGSLHASSGQDEDHEQSSGLGSAHPFAALAAIDQGHMSGGSQLYVGHSDQGASNPSLHDERAMSRTSENQSAHVNQDTAGPSDLQSFSDTLRSRLQSASMKYKDSITKSTRGWKERWFSRSNTISGLGTEVRREVNAGIAAVSRMMERLETKDDTGPSAVPAASACSPSDANNQRTVSPNHAAVVNETSSTTCASGSGSQ
- the LOC127767513 gene encoding E3 ubiquitin-protein ligase RHF2A-like isoform X2; translated protein: MIHRLSLFQQYQSPSGGAGVVRLLSCPAGRFPSFVCQRSSQCPMCWQPISMKDPMSQELLEAVEQERNIRANRLNTAAVFHHPVLGDFEVPVGADDAELEERIIQHLAAAAAMRRSHRHGRRDGHRSRSGSHSRPQIVVFSRNEAIPGGSLHASSGQDEDHEQSSGLGSAHPFAALAAIDQGHMSGGSQLYVGHSDQGASNPSLHDERAMSRTSENQSAHVNQDTAGPSDLQSFSDTLRSRLQSASMKYKDSITKSTRGWKERWFSRSNTISGLGTEVRREVNAGIAAVSRMMERLETKDDTGPSAVPAASACSPSDANNQRTVSPNHAAVVNETSSTTCASGSGSQ